Proteins encoded by one window of Rhodobacteraceae bacterium IMCC1335:
- a CDS encoding molybdopterin-dependent oxidoreductase: MTKNPFRKYSDKPTTVDGIYSQAEVGLANRNSGILLETLALDITPTGGHYLLNHFDVPLIEGNSHRLKLSGHFEAPYQLTMAEIMAMPAVTMAVTLECAGNGRAGVSPRSHSMPWIYEAVGTSEWTGTKLAPLIARGCPASDVVEISFTGADYGYDMGEPHFFGRSLTLAQIEELDVLLVYAMNGAPLLPQHGAPLRIIVPGWYGMASVKWLTNIKALREPYDGYQQVKTYRFKTHKDDPGIPIQDIRVKSLMVPPGVPDWSTRKRFVPAGQVELVGRAWSGGGVAIDKVEVEIAGAWRHAEVSEKKDRYAWQKWTFIWNAEPGEYALRCRATDMNGKVQPLDPPWDQAGFANNSAQTVHVFVE; this comes from the coding sequence ATGACTAAGAACCCGTTTCGAAAATACTCAGACAAGCCGACCACCGTGGATGGCATTTACAGCCAGGCTGAAGTTGGCCTGGCCAATCGCAACAGCGGCATTTTGCTGGAGACGTTGGCGCTGGATATCACGCCAACGGGGGGACATTATCTGCTCAATCACTTTGATGTTCCTTTGATCGAGGGTAACTCCCACCGGTTGAAACTCTCTGGTCACTTCGAAGCACCTTATCAGCTGACGATGGCTGAAATCATGGCGATGCCTGCTGTGACCATGGCAGTGACCTTGGAATGTGCGGGCAATGGCCGCGCGGGTGTTTCGCCGCGGTCCCACTCCATGCCTTGGATTTATGAAGCGGTTGGCACCTCTGAGTGGACCGGAACCAAACTGGCCCCCCTGATCGCGCGTGGTTGCCCTGCCAGTGACGTGGTCGAAATCTCGTTCACCGGGGCCGACTATGGCTATGACATGGGTGAGCCGCATTTCTTTGGGCGCAGCCTAACGCTTGCCCAGATCGAGGAGCTGGACGTCCTTTTGGTTTACGCGATGAACGGCGCGCCTTTGCTGCCCCAACACGGTGCGCCCCTGCGGATCATTGTGCCTGGCTGGTACGGCATGGCGAGCGTGAAATGGCTGACTAATATCAAAGCTTTGAGAGAGCCTTATGATGGCTATCAACAGGTCAAAACCTATCGGTTCAAGACCCACAAGGATGATCCCGGTATCCCCATCCAAGATATCCGCGTTAAATCCCTGATGGTGCCACCAGGAGTTCCCGATTGGTCAACGCGCAAACGTTTTGTGCCCGCGGGTCAGGTTGAATTGGTCGGGCGCGCTTGGTCAGGCGGCGGGGTTGCCATTGACAAGGTCGAGGTTGAGATTGCCGGCGCGTGGAGGCATGCAGAGGTGTCAGAGAAGAAAGACCGATACGCATGGCAGAAATGGACCTTTATCTGGAATGCAGAACCTGGTGAGTATGCTTTACGATGCCGGGCAACCGACATGAATGGCAAAGTGCAACCGCTTGATCCACCATGGGATCAGGCAGGTTTTGCGAACAACTCTGCCCAAACTGTGCATGTGTTTGTCGAGTGA
- a CDS encoding TauD/TfdA family dioxygenase, with product MSEQTTKTAKLPDAITTASAWLGADMACDPDAWLYTLTAEDVRDLEAAATHFQGLGIDIGEISKQTFPLTTFADHLDGLKRILLSGVGLEVLRGLPIKNYSQAFAATIFCGIGAHIGSARSQNADGHILGHVRDIGADANDPNSRIYQTCERQTFHTDSADVVGLLCIREAKEGGKSLLVSAETIYNRMKQARPDLLEKLFDPIATDRRGEIPEGAKPYMEIPVLNWYEGHLTVFYQRQYIDSAQRFDGAMRLTPEHVEALDMFDTLANDPELCFGMQLQPGDMQFVYNHSQLHDRTGFLDWPDPSQRRHLMRLWLSIKGDRPLPECFKESYGSIEVGNRGGIITKHTKLHAPID from the coding sequence ATGTCAGAGCAAACCACCAAGACGGCCAAGCTTCCTGACGCTATCACGACGGCTTCAGCATGGCTGGGCGCTGACATGGCGTGCGACCCTGATGCTTGGCTTTACACTCTTACCGCCGAAGATGTCCGCGACCTTGAAGCCGCCGCGACACACTTTCAGGGCCTCGGCATTGATATCGGCGAGATCAGCAAACAGACCTTTCCCTTGACCACTTTCGCAGATCATCTCGACGGCCTGAAGCGGATTTTGCTTTCCGGTGTCGGGCTTGAGGTTTTGCGCGGCCTGCCCATCAAGAATTACTCCCAAGCATTTGCCGCCACGATCTTTTGCGGCATTGGCGCGCATATCGGAAGTGCACGGTCTCAGAACGCGGATGGGCATATTTTAGGGCATGTGCGCGATATTGGTGCGGATGCGAATGACCCAAACAGCCGCATTTACCAAACCTGCGAACGCCAAACCTTCCACACTGACAGCGCAGATGTGGTTGGATTGTTGTGCATACGTGAGGCGAAAGAAGGCGGCAAGTCCCTGCTGGTCAGTGCCGAAACAATTTATAATCGGATGAAACAGGCCCGCCCTGACTTGCTAGAAAAGCTCTTTGATCCAATTGCAACCGACCGGCGGGGCGAGATCCCTGAAGGGGCCAAGCCTTACATGGAAATCCCGGTGCTGAACTGGTACGAAGGCCATCTAACTGTCTTCTATCAGCGCCAATACATCGACAGCGCCCAACGGTTTGACGGAGCAATGCGCCTGACGCCCGAACATGTGGAGGCCTTGGATATGTTCGACACTTTGGCCAATGATCCTGAGCTGTGTTTTGGCATGCAGTTACAGCCCGGCGATATGCAGTTTGTCTATAACCATTCTCAGCTGCACGACCGCACCGGTTTCCTTGATTGGCCTGACCCAAGCCAACGCCGCCATCTGATGCGCCTTTGGCTGTCCATCAAAGGGGACCGTCCGCTGCCTGAGTGTTTCAAGGAAAGCTATGGGTCGATTGAGGTGGGAAACCGGGGCGGAATTATTACCAAACACACAAAGCTGCACGCTCCGATCGATTGA
- a CDS encoding LysR family transcriptional regulator, producing MIAEPSLAVLRALQSIHTTGSVSQTAGALGVTQSAISRSIGKYEKAIGLQMLRRDSRPLTLTEEGLLVIAHAAEIDRSIQTLGDRLRALRQGKDGVVRIGSFGSSATARLLPALLSKFARLYPGISVSIVEGSDERTRADLVLGNVDVAVLGDPVEDFDAIPFASDELVALIPIASPLAAKSHLSPADVSSAPFVMTLAGSEPIILDWFEASNVLPNIKHRIQQTQSILALVRAGMGNAIVTSQSLPEGVHDLCVKPLRPSTKRQIHMVRKASQPSSKAVDVFWNWLLRD from the coding sequence ATGATAGCAGAACCCTCTCTTGCCGTGCTGCGGGCTTTGCAAAGCATCCATACTACAGGCAGCGTTTCGCAGACCGCAGGTGCACTTGGTGTCACGCAGTCTGCGATCAGCCGCTCGATTGGCAAATACGAGAAAGCCATCGGTCTGCAGATGTTACGTCGGGATTCTCGCCCTCTGACATTGACCGAGGAAGGCCTGCTGGTGATCGCACATGCGGCCGAGATTGACCGGTCAATCCAAACCCTTGGCGACCGCCTCAGGGCACTGCGGCAAGGCAAAGATGGTGTCGTCCGGATTGGATCTTTTGGGTCATCGGCAACCGCACGCCTCTTGCCTGCGCTACTCAGCAAATTCGCGCGGCTTTATCCCGGCATTTCGGTTAGTATCGTGGAAGGTTCGGACGAAAGAACCCGTGCGGATCTTGTCCTTGGTAACGTCGATGTTGCGGTGCTGGGCGACCCGGTTGAAGACTTCGATGCGATCCCCTTTGCGTCGGATGAACTTGTCGCACTGATCCCAATTGCGTCGCCACTTGCAGCCAAGTCACACCTTTCGCCCGCCGACGTCAGCAGTGCACCTTTTGTGATGACCCTGGCGGGGAGTGAGCCAATCATTCTGGATTGGTTCGAAGCCTCGAACGTACTTCCAAACATTAAACATCGCATCCAGCAAACGCAGTCCATCCTCGCCCTTGTCCGCGCAGGTATGGGCAACGCAATCGTGACCTCTCAGTCCCTTCCCGAAGGCGTGCATGACCTTTGCGTCAAACCCCTGCGTCCATCGACAAAGCGGCAAATTCACATGGTAAGAAAGGCAAGCCAACCAAGTTCGAAAGCGGTCGATGTTTTTTGGAATTGGTTATTGCGCGATTAG
- a CDS encoding transposase yields MLGPRQEAQAALFYEFSLEDHVPQNHLLRSIDRFVDLRSIRAHLAEFYSHTGRPSIDPELMIRMLLVGYCSGIRSERRLCEEVHLNLAYRWFCRLDLSERIPDHSTFSKNRHGRFRESDLLRHVFETTVARCMEEGLVGGQGFAIDASLISADVQRQNSSNPEDWAARVADIDDAPRAVQEYLDTLDDEAFGAASTTNPKFTAHADPASQWTAARKGPAFFAYSTNYLIDTDHSIIVDVDASRSNRTAEVGAMRKMIDRTEERFGLKPDWIAADTAYGSSDNLVWLALKRQILPFIPVFDKGERTDRTFSRSDFTWDDENDRYICPGGKEMKHTRRTYSDPARNAPKWKARKYRALKSDCIDCSLKAKCCPKSETRAIHREKYEIVREFARQCIASDFNQTASNRRKKVEMLFAHLKRILGLPRLRLRGPYGVQDEFTLAATAQNLRKLAQLKPMGPAAG; encoded by the coding sequence ATGTTGGGACCAAGGCAGGAGGCGCAGGCAGCACTGTTTTATGAGTTTTCGCTGGAAGATCACGTTCCCCAAAACCACCTGTTGCGTTCGATTGATCGGTTTGTTGATCTGAGGAGTATTCGTGCGCATCTTGCCGAGTTTTACAGCCATACTGGTCGCCCATCCATTGATCCTGAATTGATGATCCGGATGTTGCTTGTGGGCTATTGCTCCGGCATCCGGTCGGAACGCCGCTTGTGCGAAGAGGTTCATCTGAACCTGGCCTATCGCTGGTTCTGCCGCCTGGACCTTAGTGAGCGTATCCCGGATCATTCGACGTTTTCCAAGAACCGCCACGGACGCTTTCGCGAGAGTGACCTTCTGCGCCATGTATTTGAGACGACTGTTGCGCGCTGCATGGAAGAAGGACTGGTGGGCGGCCAAGGATTTGCAATCGATGCCAGCTTGATCAGTGCAGATGTCCAAAGACAGAACTCCAGCAACCCTGAAGACTGGGCAGCCCGTGTGGCCGACATCGATGACGCACCACGCGCGGTGCAGGAATATCTCGACACGCTAGACGACGAGGCCTTTGGTGCGGCCAGCACGACCAACCCCAAGTTTACTGCTCATGCTGATCCGGCCAGCCAATGGACTGCAGCGCGTAAAGGCCCGGCGTTCTTTGCGTATTCCACCAATTATCTGATCGATACAGATCACAGTATCATCGTTGATGTCGACGCCAGCCGTTCGAACAGAACCGCCGAGGTTGGAGCCATGCGCAAGATGATTGACCGGACCGAAGAACGCTTTGGCCTGAAGCCGGATTGGATCGCTGCTGATACGGCTTACGGTTCATCTGACAATCTTGTTTGGCTGGCACTCAAGCGACAAATCCTGCCCTTCATTCCCGTCTTTGATAAGGGTGAGCGCACTGATAGGACATTCTCCAGATCAGACTTCACATGGGATGATGAGAACGACCGCTATATCTGTCCTGGCGGCAAAGAGATGAAGCATACGCGACGCACCTATTCCGATCCCGCTCGGAACGCTCCAAAATGGAAAGCGCGCAAATACCGGGCCCTTAAATCCGATTGCATCGATTGCTCATTAAAAGCCAAATGCTGCCCCAAATCAGAGACGCGTGCGATTCATCGGGAGAAATACGAGATCGTCCGAGAATTTGCACGTCAATGCATTGCATCAGACTTCAATCAGACCGCTTCGAACCGACGAAAGAAAGTCGAGATGCTCTTCGCCCACCTCAAACGCATCCTTGGTTTGCCCAGGCTCCGATTACGCGGCCCATACGGCGTCCAGGACGAATTTACCCTCGCAGCAACCGCCCAAAACCTCCGAAAACTCGCTCAGCTCAAACCCATGGGACCAGCCGCAGGGTGA
- a CDS encoding heme biosynthesis protein HemY, with protein sequence MLISLTKILLFLVIVAALALGVAYLIDGQNLILGNVQAIVAGTEYTLTPLQAVLALFFFSILVWIGLKIFGLLIAVLKFINGDETAVTRYFFRNRERKGYQALSEGLLALASGEGTLALSKAVKAERFLNRPALTNVLAAQAAELTGDQRKAEEIYKQLIQEPSTRFLGIRGIMKQKLADGKTDTALKLAEKAFALKPKHVETQDTLLALQAQAKDWKGARHTLGAKLKHGALPRDVHKRRDAVLALSQAKDVLGQGQSIEAREAAIEANRLSPDLVPAAVMAARSYLDAEKPKYALRVIKKAWQAQPHPDLASIFAELAPEETPQQRLKRFSVLEKLAPAHRETRLALAELHLYAEDFPAAKRAVGALLETEADARVLTIMAAIERGQGSPDKVIRGWLTKALAAQRGPRWVCDSCHGVNTVWSATCQHCEAFDTLSWRPAPTEELSTSNGLDMVQLLMAEASPEAAEGDKLDPEKALDVDTAPPESAAIALSEQAQEKPVN encoded by the coding sequence ATGTTAATTTCACTGACAAAGATTTTATTATTTCTGGTCATTGTGGCTGCCTTAGCGCTTGGGGTTGCGTATCTGATTGATGGGCAGAACCTGATCTTAGGCAATGTGCAAGCCATCGTGGCGGGCACGGAATATACGCTCACACCGCTGCAGGCGGTGCTTGCGCTCTTTTTCTTCAGCATCTTGGTTTGGATTGGGTTGAAAATATTCGGGCTGCTAATCGCCGTTTTGAAATTTATCAATGGCGATGAAACCGCCGTCACGCGCTATTTCTTTCGCAACCGCGAGCGCAAAGGCTACCAAGCGCTGTCCGAGGGATTGCTGGCGCTGGCCTCAGGTGAAGGCACGCTGGCCTTGAGCAAAGCGGTGAAAGCAGAGCGCTTTCTGAACCGCCCCGCCTTGACCAATGTGTTGGCCGCGCAGGCCGCAGAATTAACCGGTGACCAACGCAAAGCCGAAGAGATTTACAAGCAGCTCATTCAAGAACCCAGCACCCGCTTTCTTGGTATTCGCGGCATTATGAAACAAAAATTAGCCGATGGAAAAACCGATACCGCATTGAAACTGGCGGAAAAGGCTTTCGCCCTCAAACCAAAACACGTTGAAACACAAGACACGCTTTTGGCTTTGCAAGCCCAAGCAAAAGATTGGAAGGGCGCGCGCCATACACTTGGCGCCAAGCTGAAACATGGCGCTTTGCCGCGCGATGTTCATAAACGCCGGGATGCGGTGCTGGCGCTTTCGCAGGCCAAAGACGTGCTCGGGCAGGGCCAAAGCATTGAGGCCCGCGAAGCCGCGATTGAAGCCAACCGCCTTTCTCCCGATTTGGTTCCCGCTGCCGTGATGGCCGCGCGCAGCTATCTAGACGCGGAAAAGCCCAAATATGCCTTAAGGGTGATCAAGAAAGCCTGGCAAGCCCAACCGCATCCAGATTTGGCGAGTATCTTCGCCGAACTGGCCCCAGAGGAAACACCGCAGCAGCGCCTCAAGCGGTTTTCAGTGCTGGAAAAACTTGCGCCAGCGCATCGCGAAACCCGGCTGGCGCTTGCCGAATTACACCTATATGCCGAGGATTTTCCAGCAGCAAAACGCGCCGTGGGCGCCTTGCTAGAGACCGAGGCTGATGCAAGAGTGCTTACCATTATGGCGGCGATTGAACGCGGTCAGGGCAGCCCAGACAAGGTGATCCGAGGCTGGTTAACCAAAGCCTTAGCCGCGCAGCGCGGCCCGCGCTGGGTCTGCGATAGCTGCCATGGGGTCAACACTGTTTGGTCCGCGACCTGTCAGCATTGCGAAGCCTTTGATACCTTAAGCTGGAGGCCCGCCCCCACAGAGGAGCTTAGCACATCAAACGGATTGGATATGGTGCAACTTTTGATGGCTGAGGCAAGTCCCGAGGCGGCTGAAGGGGACAAGCTAGATCCAGAGAAAGCGTTAGATGTTGACACCGCACCCCCTGAAAGCGCGGCAATCGCGCTATCCGAGCAAGCCCAAGAAAAGCCTGTAAATTGA